The region GCCGCCCGCGGCCGATCTCCAGGCCGACCGATCGGTTGCGCGAGAGGTCGCCGGTGCACGTGAGCACGAGATCGCCGATGCCTGAAAGGCCCAGGAAAGTAAGGGGATTCGCGCCGAGCTCGACTCCCAGCCGGGTGATCTCAGCCAGCCCTCGGGTGATCAGTGCCGCACGGGCATTCAGGCCGAATTCCATTCCGTCGCACAATCCCACAGCGATCGCGATCACGTTCTTCAGAGCGCCGCCGAGTTCCACACCCACGACATCTCCGTTGGTGTAGCAGCGGAACAGGGGGGAAGAGAGGATGGTCTGCGCGGCGATCGCAAACGATTCATTGAACGCGGCCACGCTGGCGGCCGTGGGTCGCAGCTCGGCGATCTCGCGCGCGAAGCTGGGTCCAGACAGGAAGACGAGGCGCTCGCGGCTCTCTGGTAGGACCTCTTCGAGCACCTGACTCACCAGCTTGCCGGTGCCCATCTCGATGCCTTTGGACGCGGAGATCAAGAGGGTTTCCGCTCGCATCTTGCTTCCGGCTTCGCTCCACACTTCCCGGACCGCGTGGCTCGGCACGACCGACAGGACGACTTCTTTGTCGTGAACGGCTTCTTCGAGCGAACTCGTGGCCTGAATCGCATCCGGCAGCTCGAATTCCGACAAGTAGCGCGGATTGCGGCGACGAGCGCGAATCGCGTCGGCCACTTTTGGATCTCGAGCCCAGAGATCTACGGAGTAGCCTCTTTCGGCCAGCAGGATGGCCAGACATGTGCCAAAACTTCCCGCACCCAGAACGGAACAGCGCATCGGATTATCGGAGTTTTTCGGCTCGCTCATTCCAACAGCATAATCGGCGCGCGTTCCCGTTGACAGTGCAAGCGCGGGTTCGTAGCTTAGCCGCCGATTCCGCCTTTATTTCCGCGGATCTTCACGAGGGCGCAACACGCGAATGGGCGAATACGCGGGACTCGGTCTATTCATGTTGCTGGGCGCCGGCTTGGTGTTCCTGTTTCTCTTCCTGACGAGTGTTCTCGGTCCGAAGCTGCGCTTCGCATCCAAGATGGAACCCTTCGAATGCGGAGAGAGCCAGATCGTCTCGCCGTACCAGCGCTTCAGCATCAAGTTCTACATGGTTGCTGTCTCGTTCATCATCTTTGATGTCGAGGTGGTGTTCCTCTACCCGTGGTCCGTCGTGTTTCGCGACCTCGGCTGGTATGGCTTCGGCATCATGTTGCCGTTCCTTGCAATTCTCGCGATTGGCCTGGCCTATGAGTGGCTCAAGGGCGGATTGGACTGGGACTAGACCGTGCAACCCGCCACTCGGAAAAAGATCGAAGCACTCTTCGAGCGCTACCCGGAGAAACGCGGTGCTCTGATTCCCGCGCTGTATCTGGTTCAAGCCGAAAACGGTTACGTCGACGCTCCGGCCGCGCGAGATGTTGCCGAACTCTTCGAGATCAAACCGGTCGATGTGTGGGAGGTCCTGACCTTCTACAATATGTTCTACACGCGACCGCAGGGTCGACACCACGTGAACGTGTGCACGAACCTGTCCTGCAGTCTGCGCGGTGGTCGCGGCCTGATGCGGGCGATCGAAGCGCACCTGGGCGTGCACGCCGGCGAGACGACGAAGGACGGTCGCATCACACTCGGTCACGAGGAGTGCCTGGGATCCTGCGGTACCGCGCCCGTGATGCAGGTCGATGGTCGCTATTGCGAAGAACTCGACGAAGTCGAGGCCAAGCGCATCATCGACGAGTTGGACTAGCGATGTCCGGAA is a window of bacterium DNA encoding:
- a CDS encoding NAD(P)-dependent glycerol-3-phosphate dehydrogenase, coding for MRCSVLGAGSFGTCLAILLAERGYSVDLWARDPKVADAIRARRRNPRYLSEFELPDAIQATSSLEEAVHDKEVVLSVVPSHAVREVWSEAGSKMRAETLLISASKGIEMGTGKLVSQVLEEVLPESRERLVFLSGPSFAREIAELRPTAASVAAFNESFAIAAQTILSSPLFRCYTNGDVVGVELGGALKNVIAIAVGLCDGMEFGLNARAALITRGLAEITRLGVELGANPLTFLGLSGIGDLVLTCTGDLSRNRSVGLEIGRGRPVKEVLGSLTQVAEGVRTARSAYELATRHRVDMPITTGIYQLLYEDKEPRQGVVELLTRQLKSELE
- the ndhC gene encoding NAD(P)H-quinone oxidoreductase subunit 3 codes for the protein MGEYAGLGLFMLLGAGLVFLFLFLTSVLGPKLRFASKMEPFECGESQIVSPYQRFSIKFYMVAVSFIIFDVEVVFLYPWSVVFRDLGWYGFGIMLPFLAILAIGLAYEWLKGGLDWD
- a CDS encoding NAD(P)H-dependent oxidoreductase subunit E, whose product is MQPATRKKIEALFERYPEKRGALIPALYLVQAENGYVDAPAARDVAELFEIKPVDVWEVLTFYNMFYTRPQGRHHVNVCTNLSCSLRGGRGLMRAIEAHLGVHAGETTKDGRITLGHEECLGSCGTAPVMQVDGRYCEELDEVEAKRIIDELD